The following are encoded in a window of Acipenser ruthenus chromosome 26, fAciRut3.2 maternal haplotype, whole genome shotgun sequence genomic DNA:
- the LOC117964344 gene encoding P2X purinoceptor 1 isoform X2 — protein sequence MGRLSDCFSEFMFEYDTPRMVLVRHKKVGIVYRLIQLIVLAYIIGWVFMYEKGYQSVDSVVSTVSVKMKGIAYTNEKNNSRIWDVADYVFPHQGVGSFVVMTNYIETAGQKQGNCTKDGVCKSDSDCEKGKSVEGEKGILTGKCVEYKGTLKTCEIFGWCPVENNHIPDPPLLMAAENFTMFIKNAITFPRYGVSRSNVVQFNKSCIYHKDTDPLCPIFRLGDLVAMAGFDFRKIAVKGGMIVIGIIWDCDLDWSASHCNPTFNIHGLYGEDSLSTPGYNFRFAKYFMEDRTEKRTLVKVFGIRFDIIVHGMAGKFDIIPTMTTIGSGVGIFGVATVLCDLLLLHFMQRRNVYKSLKFKSTEDEGEAQMITVDGSENATRE from the exons ATGGGACGGCTATCGGATTGTTTTTCGGAGTTCATGTTCGAGTATGACACCCCGAGAATGGTGCTCGTGAGGCACAAGAAAGTGGGAATCGTTTACCGACTGATTCAGCTGATTGTCCTGGCTTACATTATTGG GTGGGTGTTTATGTATGAGAAAGGATACCAGTCAGTGGACAGTGTAGTCAGCACGGTGTCAGTGAAAATGAAGGGAATAGCGTACACCAACGAGAAGAACAATTCCAGAATCTGGGATGTGGCTGATTATGTATTCCCTCACCAG ggCGTCGGCTCCTTTGTGGTGATGACTAACTATATCGAGACTGCTGGTCAGAAGCAGGGTAACTGTACCAAG gatgGAGTTTGTAAATCTGACAGTGACTGTGAAAAGGGAAAGTCGGTGGAGGGAGAAAAAG GAATTTTGACTGGAAAATGTGTTGAGTACAAAGGCACCTTAAAAACATGTGAAATCTTTGGGTGGTGTCCTGTGGAAAACAACCACATTCCTGA tccaCCCCTTTTGATGGCAGCTGAAAACTTCACAATGTTTATCAAGAACGCCATCACGTTCCCCCGCTATGGTGTTTCCAG GTCAAATGTAGTGCAGTTTAATAAATCGTGCATCTATCACAAAGACACAGACCCCCTGTGCCCTATATTCAGACTGGGGGACCTAGTCGCGATGGCTGGGTTTGATTTCAGAAAGATAGCAGTGAAG GGTGGGATGATTGTCATTGGAATTATCTGGGACTGTGACCTGGATTGGAGTGCTAGTCATTGTAATCCAACTTTCAATATCCACGGCCTGTACGGAGAGGACAGCCTGTCAACCCCCGGGTATAACTTCAG GTTTGCAAAATACTTTATGGAGGACAGGACTGAAAAGAGGACTCTGGTGAAAGTGTTTGGGATCAGATTTGATATTATCGTGCACGGGATG GCAGGTAAATTTGACATCATTCCAACCATGACAACAATAGGCTCTGGAGTGGGGATTTTTGGAGTG gcaactGTATTATGTGATCTGTTGCTGCTTCACTTCATGCAGAGACGGAATGTCTACAAAAGTCTGAAGTTTAAATCCACAGAGGACGAGGGTGAG gcACAGATGATCACTGTAGATGGAAGTGAAAACGCAACAAGG GAATGA
- the LOC117964344 gene encoding P2X purinoceptor 1 isoform X1, which produces MGRLSDCFSEFMFEYDTPRMVLVRHKKVGIVYRLIQLIVLAYIIGWVFMYEKGYQSVDSVVSTVSVKMKGIAYTNEKNNSRIWDVADYVFPHQGVGSFVVMTNYIETAGQKQGNCTKDGVCKSDSDCEKGKSVEGEKGILTGKCVEYKGTLKTCEIFGWCPVENNHIPDPPLLMAAENFTMFIKNAITFPRYGVSRSNVVQFNKSCIYHKDTDPLCPIFRLGDLVAMAGFDFRKIAVKGGMIVIGIIWDCDLDWSASHCNPTFNIHGLYGEDSLSTPGYNFRFAKYFMEDRTEKRTLVKVFGIRFDIIVHGMAGKFDIIPTMTTIGSGVGIFGVATVLCDLLLLHFMQRRNVYKSLKFKSTEDEGEAQMITVDGSENATRVSFSGSRRSVQRDCNAP; this is translated from the exons ATGGGACGGCTATCGGATTGTTTTTCGGAGTTCATGTTCGAGTATGACACCCCGAGAATGGTGCTCGTGAGGCACAAGAAAGTGGGAATCGTTTACCGACTGATTCAGCTGATTGTCCTGGCTTACATTATTGG GTGGGTGTTTATGTATGAGAAAGGATACCAGTCAGTGGACAGTGTAGTCAGCACGGTGTCAGTGAAAATGAAGGGAATAGCGTACACCAACGAGAAGAACAATTCCAGAATCTGGGATGTGGCTGATTATGTATTCCCTCACCAG ggCGTCGGCTCCTTTGTGGTGATGACTAACTATATCGAGACTGCTGGTCAGAAGCAGGGTAACTGTACCAAG gatgGAGTTTGTAAATCTGACAGTGACTGTGAAAAGGGAAAGTCGGTGGAGGGAGAAAAAG GAATTTTGACTGGAAAATGTGTTGAGTACAAAGGCACCTTAAAAACATGTGAAATCTTTGGGTGGTGTCCTGTGGAAAACAACCACATTCCTGA tccaCCCCTTTTGATGGCAGCTGAAAACTTCACAATGTTTATCAAGAACGCCATCACGTTCCCCCGCTATGGTGTTTCCAG GTCAAATGTAGTGCAGTTTAATAAATCGTGCATCTATCACAAAGACACAGACCCCCTGTGCCCTATATTCAGACTGGGGGACCTAGTCGCGATGGCTGGGTTTGATTTCAGAAAGATAGCAGTGAAG GGTGGGATGATTGTCATTGGAATTATCTGGGACTGTGACCTGGATTGGAGTGCTAGTCATTGTAATCCAACTTTCAATATCCACGGCCTGTACGGAGAGGACAGCCTGTCAACCCCCGGGTATAACTTCAG GTTTGCAAAATACTTTATGGAGGACAGGACTGAAAAGAGGACTCTGGTGAAAGTGTTTGGGATCAGATTTGATATTATCGTGCACGGGATG GCAGGTAAATTTGACATCATTCCAACCATGACAACAATAGGCTCTGGAGTGGGGATTTTTGGAGTG gcaactGTATTATGTGATCTGTTGCTGCTTCACTTCATGCAGAGACGGAATGTCTACAAAAGTCTGAAGTTTAAATCCACAGAGGACGAGGGTGAG gcACAGATGATCACTGTAGATGGAAGTGAAAACGCAACAAGGGTGAGTTTTTCTGGGTCACGACGTAGTGTGCAGCGTGATTGTAATGCCCCTTGA